A window from Citrus sinensis cultivar Valencia sweet orange chromosome 3, DVS_A1.0, whole genome shotgun sequence encodes these proteins:
- the LOC102614738 gene encoding endoglucanase 17, with amino-acid sequence MRATDLCALHCGFGSWLVGLLVWFLYSEEQPQSSKMALSLSLFTRLVLLCWFTTSLLLCNGFPAAFHPHHHHPHFAKHNYRDALTKSIIFFEGQRSGKLPPNQRMTWRRDSGLTDGAAMHVDLVGGYYDAGDNVKFGFPMAFTTTMLSWSVIEFGGLMKGELRNAREAIRWATDYLLKATVHPDTIYVQVGDANKDHACWERPEDMDTPRTVIKIDRNYPGSDVAGETAAALAAASLVFRRSDPTYSKLLVRRAIRVFQFADKYRGAYSNGLKKFVCPFYCSYSGYQDELLWGAAWLHKATRNPTYLNYIQVNGQILGAAEYDNTFGWDNKHVGARILLSKAFLVQKLQSLHEYKDHADNFICSLIPGASFSSAQYTPGGLLFKMSDSNMQYVTSTSFLLLTYAKYLTSAHRVVNCGGTTVTAKRLRTIAKRQVDYILGDNPLKMSYMVGYGPRYPQRIHHRGSSLPSVGAHPARIQCSSGFSIMKSQSPNPNVLVGAIVGGPDQHDRFPDERPDYEQSEPSTYMNAPLVGALAYLAHSFGQL; translated from the exons ATGAGAGCTACAGACCTCTGCGCTCTTCACTGCGGCTTTGGTAGTTGGTTGGTCGGTTTGTTGGTTTGGTTTCTTTATTCTGAGGAGCAGCCCCAATCTTCAAAAATGGCTCTCTCCCTTTCTCTTTTTACTCGCTTGGTCCTCCTTTGTTGGTTCACCACTTCCCTGCTTCTCTGCAATGGCTTCCCTGCTGCTTTTCACCCGCACCACCACCATCCCCACTTTGCTAAACACAACTACAGAGATGCTCTCACCAAATCAATCATCTTTTTTGAAGGCCAAAGGTCTGGAAAGCTCCCACCTAACCAGAGGATGACTTGGAGGAGGGACTCTGGTCTCACTGATGGAGCAGCCATGCAT GTTGATTTGGTTGGTGGGTACTACGATGCAGGGGACAATGTAAAGTTTGGGTTTCCCATGGCTTTCACAACCACCATGCTTTCATGGAGTGTCATTGAGTTTGGCGGGTTGATGAAAGGTGAGCTGCGGAATGCCAGAGAGGCCATTCGTTGGGCTACTGATTATCTCCTTAAAGCTACCGTACACCCAGACACCATCTATGTTCAG GTGGGTGATGCTAACAAGGACCATGCTTGTTGGGAGAGACCTGAAGATATGGATACTCCAAGAACTGTCATCAAAATAGACAGGAACTATCCTGGTTCTGATGTGGCTGGGGAAACTGCTGCTGCTTTAGCCGCTGCTTCTTTGGTCTTCAGGAGAAGTGACCCAACCTACTCCAAGCTTTTGGTCAGGAGAGCTATCAGG GTTTTTCAGTTTGCTGACAAGTACAGAGGAGCCTACAGCAATGGGTTGAAGAAATTTGTCTGCCCATTCTACTGCTCATATTCCGGTTATCAG GATGAGCTGTTGTGGGGCGCTGCTTGGCTGCACAAGGCCACCAGGAACCCAACCTACCTCAACTACATTCAAGTTAATGGACAGATTCTAGGAGCTGCAGAGTATGATAACACATTTGGATGGGATAACAAACATGTTGGAGCTAGGATTCTTCTCTCTAAG GcatttttggtccaaaagttACAGTCCCTCCATGAGTACAAGGACCATGCAGATAATTTCATTTGTTCTCTAATTCCGGGGGCCTCTTTCTCTTCCGCCCAGTACACCCCAG GTGGGCTTCTGTTCAAAATGAGTGATAGCAACATGCAATATGTCACCTCCACTTCATTCTTGCTCTTAACATATGCCAAGTATTTAACCTCTGCCCATAGAGTTGTTAACTGTGGTGGTACCACTGTTACCGCAAAGAGGCTTCGGACAATTGCCAAGAGACAg GTGGACTATATTTTGGGGGACAACCCATTGAAGATGTCCTACATGGTGGGATATGGTCCAAGGTACCCACAAAGGATACACCACAGGGGATCATCACTGCCGTCCGTGGGTGCACATCCAGCCAGGATTCAATGCTCCTCTGGCTTCAGTATCATGAAATCTCAATCTCCCAACCCCAACGTTCTGGTAGGTGCAATTGTTGGTGGGCCAGATCAGCACGATAGGTTCCCGGATGAACGGCCAGATTACGAGCAATCAGAGCCATCCACTTACATGAACGCACCCCTAGTTGGAGCTTTAGCATATCTCGCACACTCATTTGGCCAGCTTTAA